GGATTGACCGTTCTCGGAATCCGTCATTCCGGCGACTGCATGGATCACCTTCGCATTCATCTTTTTTTCGAATCCTTATTAAACTGTCTGAAAAATAGGGTTGCGTTCTAGCTCGATTGGGCCGCCTCAAGCCTTCCGAGCGGCGAGGAAACGGGCAAAGACGTACGCCGGGTCCTCGAACGAGCCGAAAGGTATAGTTGCCGCTTCGACGATTCGGAAACCGCCGCCGGAAACGACTCGTTCCAACTCGGAGATTCGGAAGAACCGCATCATCGGTGAAATCCCGATCCTTCCCAGGACCAACGCGGAGTTGCTGATCAGTGCCAGGGGCAGGCTGTCTTCGATCCGGCAGGGCGTGGAGGATAGGAACCAGCCTCCCGGCTTCAGCAATTCATGGATTCTTCGAACGGCCCTGGACGGATTTCCCAACAGGTGCAGGATCCCGGCGGCGACGACCGCATCGAAGGATTCCCCTCTCCACCGTTTGTCGAAAATCGTCGATTGGAAGAATTCGGCGTTGGTGCACGCATTTTCGCCGGCCTTGCGCTTGGCCGCGCGGATCATTTTTGAAGAGAGGTCGATCCCGCGGACGGCTTTCACTCGGCCGGCGATCTCCACGGCGAGGCTTCCCGTTCCGCAGCCGAAATCCAATACCATATCCTCCGGATGGAGGTATTTCCGGATGTGTTCGACCGTTCGGATCCGCGATTCTCCGTACCCGCCCATGTGATCGTCGTATCCGTCCGCCATCCCGTCCCAAAACAACCTTGAGGTGTTCATGCGATCGTTTCCTCCGGCGCACATCCCGGAATAAATGCCGATTTCCTCTCTCCGAGCCTATCAACAAAGCCGCCCCTGAAACAGGATTTTTTCCGGGTGGAATCGGATCCAACCCAGGCCGGTTTGCCGCTGGCACGTCCGAGGCGCCTCTTCGGCAACCCATGGGCTTCGCCCCACACCCATTCCCCATCTACCTGCGCGACCCATCCGTCCGGTTCCGACCGCCGGGCAGCCGGAAGGGTTAAAAAATGCTCCGCCGCCTTGCGGCGGCGGAGCATCCCCCCCGAAATCATCCCTAGCGGCTCAGCGCATCCGCGAGACCGATCAATTGCGCGAGTTCGAGTACGTCCGGATCGCCGGAGAGGAACTCGGTCAGTTGGTACGCGTTCGAACTCAGCATCCCCAACTGGCCGGCGTGCGCCCAAGGGCTTCCGCGCAGGATCTCGGCGAACTGGGTCACGATCACCGCCAGCCGGTAGCGCGGCGAAGCATCCTGGTAGGAAGGCGCCATATCCCAGGTGTTGACGTTGCCGTTGATCTCGGTCACGGCGCGGCTGTCGGGATCCTGCCAGCGCAGCTGGATGGTGGCGATCCGTCCGGAAGCGTTAGGATGAAACTGCACGGCGTAGATCGCGGCGGCGGAGTGGCCCGCCCCGATCTCCCCGGCGTCCACCGCATCGTTGCGGAAGTTTTGGTCGGCCACGGCGCGGTTCTCGTAGCCGATCAGCCGGTAGCGCACCACCACGTCGGGGTTGAAATCCACCTGGATCTTCGCGTCCAGCGCGATCACCTGCATCGTGGAAACCAAGTCGTCGACCATCACCCGGCGGGCTTCCTCGTAGGAGTTCACATAGGCGTAGTTGCCGTCGCCCTTGTCGGCCAACTGCTCGAGCAGCGCGTCGTTGTAGTTGCCCATCCCCACGCCGATCGCGGTCAGGGTGATTCCCATATCGGTGTAGCCGTGTACGAATTCCAGGATCCCGGCCGCATCGGTGGTCCCCGTATTGGCCACGCCGTCGGAGCACAGGATGACCCGGTTGGAAGCGTCCGCCCGAAAGGCGGAGGCGGCCACCTGGTACCCGAGCCGCAAGCCGGCTTCCACGTTGGTGGCGCTTGTCGGACTGAGGGAGTAGATCGCGCCGACGATGGTCTCGTAGCTGTCGCCGCGGGTCGGATTCAGCACCACCCAGGCCTCGGTGGAATAGACCACGATCGCCACGCTGTCGGTCGGGCGGAGCTGCCGGGCGAGCAGCTCCAGGGTCTGCTTCACCATTTCCAGCTTGCCGTCCTCCGCCATCGAGCCGGAAACGTCGATCACGAAGGTCAGCATCAGCGGCTTGCGCTGCTCCGCGGGCACCCGGTAGCCTTGGACTCCGATCCGCAGGAGGATCGATCCATCGGGGTGGAAGGGCGAGGGCGCACCGTCGGCGTAGACCGCGAAGGCGACGTCCGGCGGGGCGGGATACCCGTGATCGAAGTAATTGACGAACTCCTCCACCCGCACCGCCTCGGGGACGGGCAGGCGGCCGGCGCGGAGCTCGGCCCGGGCTCGGGTGTAGGAAGCCGTATCCACGTCCAGCGCGAAAGTCGAGAGGCGATCGACGGAAGTCTCCACGAAGGGGTTGACATTCGGCACCCCGCCCTCGCCTTCCGGCCGGGCGGTCGGGGTGGGCGGCGGCCCCTCCGTCGGCCAAGCGGCCGAGGTTGATGTCGCACCTTGGCGCGGATAGGAACTCAGCGCGGTGGGTTCGGCCGCCCCCATGCTATAGGGAGATGAAAGGCCGGTAGACACCGTCCCCTCGGATTTGCCGGAGGGAATGGATGCCATCCTGTTCGCGGCCGCGCAAGAGGCGAGCAGCGGGATGAGTGCGAACACGAAGAGCAGTCTCAATTTGGCGTTCATGGAACACCTCCCTGTTTTCTTACAGATTACAGCCGGAAAGGTTGGCAGGCTTGACATCCCGCTGAGAATGCGCTGACAAAGAGCGGTATTTTCGGCAGTCACTTTCCCCGCATCAGCCAGCGGATGGTCGTGACAAAGCCGACGGCCATCATCGCGCACGGGATCACCACCATGCACGCCACGAGCAGTGAGGCGGCGGCCTGGACGAAAAAGGCGGCCGCCTTGGCGGCGAATTCGAAAAACGCCCGCTCGAGATTCCGCTCAATCCCCGGATCCCAGGCGTAGGGATATCTTCGAGGCAGGTACTGGATCGAGAATTCCGCCCACCCTTCCCCCGGACCGGAATAGCCGAAGGAACGGCTTGTGCCTGATTCCCGGATCCCGCATCCCATGTTCAAAAGCCGCGCGAGGAAGTCGTCCGATCTCCCCAGCGGCACGAAAATCTCCTGGGCGACCGCCTTGCCCCCCTCCGCCGGCCAGGAGATGCGGTCGGCTTCATACCCGCCGTACATGCGCGCCAAGCGGGCGGCTTCCGCGGCCGCCGCATCCGGATCGCCCGCCTCCAGCGTCAGGTACACGGCTTCGACCACCACCGGACCGTCCGCCGTTCCATAGGGAACGGATCCGCCGGAGGAGACGAGTTTCGGATCCGATCCGGCGGCTCCGTACGTTTTAACGGCGCCGCAGGTGGCGGCCGCCGCGGCCGCCAGAAGCAATCCTCCCGATAACAAAATTTTCGATGTTCCCATCTCAGCGCCTCCTAAACCGCGCCCCCGGGATCCGATTCGCCGGACGCGCGCTCCGTAATCGCCGGCTTGGAAAAGCCGACGGCTTCACCGTACCGCGTTCAAGCGGCGCAGGCTTGATAACCGGCTGATATTTTGTTGACGGAAGGGAGGCTTGCAGAGTGGAAGCAGTGGAATGAACGAGGCGGTCCCGGAAATCGAGGCGTTTAGAAAACCGTTTCGGCTATTGAACCTTCGGAAATTGCAATTCCTCAGACCGGTTTAGAGAATAGATCACATCCTGGAAAATGCGCTTTTTTCTTCCCTCATTCGCCCTCCCCTCGCGTTCCCTCGCTTTCCCTCGCTTCGCTCGGGACAGGCGCTCGGGACAGGCGTTCGGGACAAGCGCTCGGGAAAGGAGCTCGGGAAAGGAGCGCGGGACAGTGACGGGAGGATGGGATCAGGGAGCGGCCGAGGGGTTGT
This portion of the Anaerolineales bacterium genome encodes:
- a CDS encoding class I SAM-dependent methyltransferase; its protein translation is MNTSRLFWDGMADGYDDHMGGYGESRIRTVEHIRKYLHPEDMVLDFGCGTGSLAVEIAGRVKAVRGIDLSSKMIRAAKRKAGENACTNAEFFQSTIFDKRWRGESFDAVVAAGILHLLGNPSRAVRRIHELLKPGGWFLSSTPCRIEDSLPLALISNSALVLGRIGISPMMRFFRISELERVVSGGGFRIVEAATIPFGSFEDPAYVFARFLAARKA
- a CDS encoding von Willebrand factor type A domain-containing protein, whose amino-acid sequence is MNAKLRLLFVFALIPLLASCAAANRMASIPSGKSEGTVSTGLSSPYSMGAAEPTALSSYPRQGATSTSAAWPTEGPPPTPTARPEGEGGVPNVNPFVETSVDRLSTFALDVDTASYTRARAELRAGRLPVPEAVRVEEFVNYFDHGYPAPPDVAFAVYADGAPSPFHPDGSILLRIGVQGYRVPAEQRKPLMLTFVIDVSGSMAEDGKLEMVKQTLELLARQLRPTDSVAIVVYSTEAWVVLNPTRGDSYETIVGAIYSLSPTSATNVEAGLRLGYQVAASAFRADASNRVILCSDGVANTGTTDAAGILEFVHGYTDMGITLTAIGVGMGNYNDALLEQLADKGDGNYAYVNSYEEARRVMVDDLVSTMQVIALDAKIQVDFNPDVVVRYRLIGYENRAVADQNFRNDAVDAGEIGAGHSAAAIYAVQFHPNASGRIATIQLRWQDPDSRAVTEINGNVNTWDMAPSYQDASPRYRLAVIVTQFAEILRGSPWAHAGQLGMLSSNAYQLTEFLSGDPDVLELAQLIGLADALSR